From Vespula vulgaris chromosome 11, iyVesVulg1.1, whole genome shotgun sequence, the proteins below share one genomic window:
- the LOC127067501 gene encoding intermembrane lipid transfer protein Vps13 isoform X1 yields MVFESIIAELLNKVLGEYIQNLDYTQLKLSLWGGDVVLTDLLIKETALDVLDLPIRLEYGRLGKLILKIPYKDIWNAQVDAIVEELFVLVVPSSQVVYDPEKEAKQQLEAKKAELARIEKSKQLAETKPQEKLDDSMVEKLIARMIKNIHVEIKRIHVRYEDHITFKDHPFSFGFTLNTFVLESCTDNWSTTDSMKDMYAIPQIYKLCTLDGLAVYLNTGVEQFSKNLPSMFSKLFSDGIATMDYTPIDYLYLLGPINVNAKLKLNPKPEADGSNYTIPKVWLNLEMLKLRIALTKHQYQTLVQLGEGLDQAQKAAPYRKYRPNVKSYRGHYKEWWKFAYTCILEETVRRKQRNWDWNHMKAHRDMCREYAQVYQTKLTTKKVVKDIEERLANYEKKLDLFNLVIIRQQIEMEVERLAEKEKTLKAKRGWFGFLWGSPQTEETQDLNSAAAIMRKFEEAMTPQEKEKLYRAIDYQENITPAHYPETYEMIDTNFFLHGLQLLLLDTDKEYPSILDLQLNSVQAGFKSRPSANAISITTSISDMKLFGVKQNDYIPSLFNSEVFNSDNVLLSISYEKNPLDKLCGDRIIVKSKSVDIIYDAQTIIELVKLFKVPNSSALNQIQAAAAEQLEGLKEMSALGLEYAIEKHSVLDIQVDMQASQLIIPHGGLYDSTKSLFIINLGSLKMHSLEKPKNNKSKATVKQLASMGKSEEDILLHLREYSYDKFALNIVNFQILVSLGNENWREALMKDSPMTLLCPTTLEIQFHKCLITDDPLLPKMRLVGQLPSLAINVTDVLLLEVFNIAQSIPLPEEETSTQLTKSSLSKSVSQLSLFKELTTISSANDKKKQEDKPLKQTTDLEMKFVMKEFTLSISKQRDEIVMSFVRFEILQLEVEMLQRSYDQEILLKLGGTQMKQHRNNEEIFMINTPMSTGKDEYLIIVQYVNVNKRSPEFITRHESVIKLLQLEFTTLEVVLHQEALIDFLKFVTYIQDKIQAMSALKETVQEDIIPSRPTHLSFIQEETSTFVRDQIQKQKLKPSKLRRKREIVEFIDLKVKAKVGTISIKMTSDVRDISAFFIEGIIAGFIMKASYSQANINLTSINIKDLNTTSIYKNIISVEGEESLKIEAVIYNIEPHEQDKNNMSIKVIMGCHRIIFLNVFVTSVMNFLNNFQATQQAIKEASAAAAEAAKTNIKDVQESATRVELNVKIKAPLIYVPRNSKSEHCLMLDMGNLTICNIFKKLEVETVSGEYPIVDEMKIELQNLKLLRIRLNKIEFTIENQVLLLEPVSFTLLMKRNLSTAWFTSIPDIDMFGRLNKINLLLSQEDYATIMKVLEENLGESIEESKPTQTSGYSDKKCLSDQNKRKIIEPTKVDVITEEEGTVFQEQKHVHTFIKFEFIMDSLVISLFTGGSKMLQTQTSPLHLPENGLAKFSLTHFAVKGRIFVGDLLVTSILLMNCTLDDIRPSRESTLTRLMERTTSLSSAHDTEKDAKTVRSMLDVTIRRGPNDIFVDVRVFSFSIIVSLDYLMKIKDFFNIVPSTSTKNTSQSSQKGYNDVVIKKRSPQTSGNQTNQMLTVNLHVEKPDIILLEDMDDINSNCILLNTELLLKMRIMGEHQVITGSVKDLSLLTGIYNPAKRADWIYQVLRPCSISVAGSTPEGKGLHIDVSCTDIYISVSPGVIEILNNVIHTVTKTEEEDKEVVKPEPNYEGLWQITPYKEQNYWFLKPEIGTEVLELFSYPDYDDNAVYKPELAIISAPTILLTLEAGVGNKTLPMLLTNIGFQSNVNDWSTKSMSLECTISLIIAYYNSRLALWEPLIEPKEGIQNGKRTSTSWELKTKVQFNDLEVSSRGASAISPSVESEPEDLHQIAKMSIDITSSENLEITVTKTCLDVLKQLGNAFSSAIEPGRKMATQKLAPYVLRNETGLAMTLNLELSHFKIFDSGSRSTNKTDLYTEVILESGASIELVPKFTKVETHLLEQLKADSIKDSGDNKFVVSFKEICDKLTIPVLRADKRFFSLKYRKDNSEEWGIVSDVVVDEGSTIVTLRSILQVHNHFTEPISVYYMTKRGNEVECVGTVAPDDRLNLPLDAVYTPTNIYWLFFSVNGYMVSIEPFVWKDLQKNVSMTKLLKCEARSKQEIIEPFYIQMFFVMIVVGSILYNNNTVSLFLNAIDWQYKLCHFIDHVKRFCLNCFNSEHPKYVETPIQVVGEIEQVYFENTSRHTMASTIYNVHLYPSVYLKNFLPIDIIICLPGIIEEKLLEASATLQIPTIDYTKSNIVIKLPNYLEKNWSCKGEIIANPPEFSVWSFESFDSSQKVIMDLGMHTSYKHGSIIMALYCPFWMLNKTGLMLSYRKSSKGGKEHSSPVKKLVSAMKPHHPRAQYRKRKARSSGEDYLNILYHPEHFKGPILFSFRSKVFFGKKKAMVRVEDGEWSEKFSIDVAGSEGVVACKYNGMIYQIGVHNQLTYNSLTKQITFTPYYVLINNSDFIIECQEGDRPADPLIIVSPGECSAFWPRSEQEVKTLKAKAAGYREKTAAFIYTDSHTTLLKLDNKYGGINVDIQINEGGIYISMTGYNPGNAPALIINHTHHLINFWEKGSINVKSIASFNKMFYTWENPAGPRKLMWEDYNNKEIEDDLRKDTLGAFKILISNTEEEIYYVSFLNGTQRVLLFTTNLKIAEDCQLVGDFEPTEQEITLNIHGIGFSLVNNVTKSELLYMCIASSGIIWETCKSGGNRWRHLNTREINIIEEGYQKYIRELQIEKDPAHRILLEPKLEVDYLNMEMLKPHRRYMRRSFQTGLWLQYKTSIHQVQLHAKINRLQIDNQLSDCVFPVILAPVPLPKSITQSTVPKPFAELSMVKRLLEHSTVQQFRYFKVLVQEFHIKVDIVFINAIMAFLETNVANDVEESELFRSDMKLVHEPLMYHVSLITTAEQKNFFDLLHFSPLKIHISFSMTGTGSGSSALPQVLNVLLQGLGVTLTDINDIVFKLAYFERDYTFMTNKQLISEATTHYVGQAIKQAYVLVLGLDVIGNPYGLVVGTMKGIEDLFYEPFQGAIQGPGEFAEGLYLGVRSMLGHTVGGMAGAVSKITGAMGKGIATLTFDKDYQRKRQEQLNKQPANLQEGLARSGKGLIMGVVDGVTGVVMKPISGAKEEGVEGFFKGFGKGVVGLVTRPTAGVVDFASGSFGAVRRAAELNEEVKRVRPPRFLQPDSLVRPYIRDEADGNKILIELEKGKYANTDIYFYHIYINKDVLLLTDKRIAYLEHSDLFGGWKVDWTHTWQEIELPKVVDKGVQIFIKDSSRRKKLGNLFGSTEQSKIILITDYNIKQLLYIKIREQMNQYGLTDEFK; encoded by the exons ATGGTTTTTGAATCAATCATAGCAGAACTACTAAATAAAGTTTTGGGAGAGTATATTCAAAATTTGGATTATACGCAGTTAAAACTTAGTCTATGGGGAG GCGATGTAGTATTAacagatttattaataaaagaaacagcATTAGATGTATTGGATTTACCTATAAGATTAGAATATGGTCGATTAG gtaaattaatattaaaaattccatataaagatatatggAATGCTCAAGTTGATGCGATAGTTGAAGAATTATTTGTACTTGTTGTACCTTCAAGCCAAGTTGTTTATGATCCTGAAAAAGAAGCAAAGCAACAATTAGAAGCCAAAAAGGCTGAGCTTGCAAGAATAGAGAAAAGCAAACAATTAGCAGAGACTAAAC cACAAGAAAAACTAGATGATTCAAtggttgaaaaattaattgctcgtatgataaaaaatatacatgttgaaataaagagaattcATGTGCGTTATGAAGACCATATTACATTTAAGGATCATCCATTTTCATTTGGATTTACATTAAATACATTTGTCTTAGAAAGCTGTACAGATAATTGGAGTACAACTGACAGCATGAAAGATATGTATGCAATTCCACAAATTTATAAG CTATGTACACTGGATGGCCTGGCTGTATATCTTAATACTGGTGTAGAACAATTTAGTAAAAATCTACCTTCTATGTTTTCAAAACTGTTTTCTGATGGTATTGCAACAATGGATTATACTcctattgattatttatatt tACTGGGTCCAATAAATGTTAATGCAAAATTAAAGCTTAATCCAAAGCCTGAAGCAGATGGCAGTAATTATACCATTCCAAAAGTATGGCTCAATTTGGAAATGCTTAAATTACGAATAGCATTGACAAAACATCAATACCAAACTTTAGTACAGTTAGGAGAAGGTTTGGATCAAGCTCAAAAGGCTGCTccatatagaaaatatagacCAAATGTAAAATCATATAGGGGCCATTATAAAGAATG gtGGAAATTTGCATATACTTGTATATTAGAAGAAACTGTAAGAAGAAAGCAGAGAAATTGGGATTGGAATCATATGAAAGCACATAGAGATATGTGCCGCGAATATGCACAAGTGTATCAAACGAAATTAACAACTAAGAAAGTAGTAAAAGATATTGAAGAACGTCTTGCGAATTATGAAAAGAAGTTAGATCTTTTCAATTTAGTTATAATCAGACAACAAATTGAAATGGAA gtCGAAAGATtagcagagaaagaaaagactcTTAAAGCGAAAAGAGGATGGTTTGGTTTTTTGTGGGGTTCTCCTCAAACAGAAGAAACTCAAGATTTGAATTCTGCTGCAGCTATTa tgCGTAAATTCGAAGAAGCCATGACACcacaagaaaaggaaaaattgtaTCGTGCAATTGATTACCAAGAGAACATTACACCAGCTCATTATCCCGAAACTTATGAAATGATTGATACTAATTTCTTCTTACATGGACTTCAGTTACTTCTTTTAGATACAGATAAAGAATATCCAAGTATCTTGGATTTACAATTAAATAGTGTTCAAGCTGGTTTTAAATCACGACCTTCTGCTAATGCTATTTC aATAACAACATCAATTAGTGATATGAAACTTTTTGGAGTGAAACAAAATGATTATATTCCTTCACTTTTTAATTCTGAAGTTTTTAATTCAGATAATGTTTTACTAtctatttcttatgaaaagaATCCTCTTGACAAATTATGTGGTGATCGTATTATTGTAAAATCAAAATCCGTGGATATTATCTATGATGCTCAAACAATTATAGAATTAGTTAAATTGTTTAAAGTTCCAAATTCCTCAGCTTTAAATCA aattcaaGCAGCTGCTGCAGAACAATTAGAAGGCTTAAAAGAAATGTCTGCTTTAGGTTTAGAGTATGCTATTGAAAAACATTCAGTATTAGATATTCAg GTAGACATGCAAGCATCTCAATTAATTATACCACATGGTGGATTATATGATAGTactaaatcattatttataataaatttgggTAGTTTGAAGATGCATTCTCTTGAAAAGcccaaaaataataaatctaaagcAACTGTTAAACAGCTTGCTAGTATGGGTAAAAGTgaagaagatattttattacactTAAGAGAATATAGTTATGACAAATTTGCTCTGAATATAGTTAATTTTCAG attctTGTTTCATTGGGAAATGAAAATTGGAGAGAAGCTTTAATGAAAGATAGTCCAATGACATTATTGTGTCCAACTACGttagaaattcaatttcaCAAATGTTTAATAACAGATGATCCTTTATTACCTAAAATGAGATTAGTAGGACAATTACCATCTCTTGCTATTAATGTAACAG ATGTACTTTTATTAGAAGTTTTTAATATTGCTCAAAGCATCCCACTCCCTGAGGAAGAAACTTCTACACAACTTACAAAGTCATCACTT agcaAATCCGTTTCCCAATTATCTCTATTTAAGGAATTGACTACAATTTCTTCAGccaatgataaaaagaagcaGGAAGATAAACCACTTAAACAGACAACTGATTTAGAAATGAAGTTCGTAATGAAAG AATTCACTTTATCAATTTCCAAACAAAGAGATGAAATAGTCATGTCATTTGTAAGATTTGAAATCTTACAATTAGAAGTTGAAATGTTGCAACGTTCTTACGatcaagaaatattattgaaactAGGCGGTACTCAAATGAAGCAACATCgtaataatgaagaaatttttatgataaatactCCCATGTCAACTGGAAAAGACGAGTATCTTATTATAGTGCAGTATGTTAAT gTGAATAAACGATCACCAGAGTTTATCACGCGACATGAATCGGTCATAAAATTGTTACAACTAGAATTTACTACATTAGAAGTAGTACTTCATCAGGAAGctcttattgattttttaaaatttgtgACATATATACAG gATAAGATACAGGCTATGTCTGCTTTAAAAGAAACAGTGCAAGAAGATATAATACCATCTCGGCCAActcatttatctttcattcaaGAAGAAACTTCTACATTTGTCAGAGATCAAATCCAGAAGCAGAAACTTAAACCTTCAAAATTAC gacgtaaaagagaaatagtcgAGTTTATAGATTTAAAAGTAAAAGCTAAAGTTGGCActataagtataaaaatgaCCAGTGATGTAAGAGACATCAGTGCTTTTTTTATAGAAGGCATTATTGCTGGTTTTATAATGAAGGCTTCTTATTCACAAGCAAATATTAATCTTACCTCCATTAATATCAAAGATCTTAACACTacatcaatttataaaaat ATTATATCAGTAGAAGGTGAAGAGTCTTTAAAAATTGAAgcagtaatatataatattgaaccACATGAGcaagataaaaacaatatgTCTATTAAAGTTATTATGGGCTGCCaccgtattatatttttaaatgtcttTGTTACAAGTGTTATG aattttcttaataatttccaAGCAACACAACAAGCAATTAAAGAAGCATCTGCAGCAGCTGCAGAAGCAGCAAAAACTAATATTAAGGATGTTCAAGAAAGTGCAACGCGAGTAGAATTAAACGTAAAAATTAAG GCTCCTCTTATATATGTGCCTAGAAATTCAAAAAGCGAACATTGTTTAATGTTAGATATGGGTAACCTtacaatttgtaatatttttaaaaaactagAAGTCGAAACAGTATCTGGAGAATATCCTATAGTTGATGAGATGAAGAttgaattacaaaatttaaaacTCTTAAg aaTAAGACtaaacaaaattgaatttaCGATTGAGAACCAAGTTCTATTACTAGAACCAGTTAGTTTTACACTATTGATGAAACGCAATTTGTCAACTGCATGGTTTACTTCTATACCAGATATTGATATGTTCGGTCGAttgaacaaaattaatttattattaagtcAAGAAGACTATGCAACCATAATGAAAgttttagaagaaaatttaggAGAATCAATAGAAGAGTCTAAACCTACACAAACTTCGGGATATAGCGATAAAAAGTGTTTATCAGATCAGAATAAGCGAAAAATAA TAGAACCAACTAAAGTGGACGTTATTACTGAAGAGGAAGGTACAGTTTTTCAAGAGCAAAAACATGTACAtacgtttattaaatttgaatttattatggATAGCCTCGTTATTAGTTTGTTTACAGGAGGCTCCAAAATG TTACAGACTCAAACGTCACCTCTACATCTTCCAGAAAATGGTTTGGCAAAGTTTTCCTTAACACATTTTGCAGTTAAAGGACGAATATTCGTTGGTGATTTATTAGTAACTTCTATCCTTCTTAtgaattgtactttggacgatATTCGGCCTAGTAGAGAAAGTACTTTGACAAGACTGATGGAAAGGACAACAAGCTTATCATCTGCACATGATACGGAAAAAGATGCAAAGACTGTGAGGAGTATGTTGGATGTAACAATTAGACGAGGCCCTAATGACATATTTG TTGATGTTAGAGTGTTCTCATTCAGCATTATTGTATCACTTGATTACCTAATgaagataaaagatttttttaatattgtaccTTCTACATCAACTAAGAATACATCTCAATCTTCACAAAAGGGTTATAATGATGTAGTGATTAAGAAACGATCACCTCAAACTTCAGGAAATCAAACTAACCAAATGTTAACTGTGAATTTACATGTAGAAAAGCCAGATATTATTCTTCTTGAAGATATGGATGATATAAATTCAAACTgcatattattaaat aCTGAGCTACTTTTAAAAATGCGCATAATGGGTGAACATCAAGTTATAACAGGTTCTGTTaaagatctttctcttttaactgGTATATATAATCCTGCTAAAAGGGCTGATTGGATATATCAG GTTTTAAGACCATGTAGTATTAGTGTAGCAGGTTCTACACCTGAAGGAAAAGGTCTTCACATAGATGTATCTTGtacagatatttatatttctgtcTCACCag gtGTAATTGAGATTTTGAACAATGTCATTCATACTGTAACTAAAACggaagaggaagataaagaagtgGTAAAGCCTGAACCTAATTATGAAGGACTTTGGCAAATTACTCcatataaagaacaaaattattggTTTTTGAAACCAG AGATTGGGACGGAGGTATTagaacttttttcttatcccgATTACGATGATAATGCGGTTTATAAACCTGAATTAGCTATAATTTCTGCACCAACAATTTTGTTAACATTGGAAGCAGGCGTTGGCAATAAAACGTTACCAATGCTTCTGACGAATATTGGATTTCAAAGCAATGTCAATGATTGGAGTACTAAATct atGTCCTTGGAATGTACAATTTCTCTTATAATAGCATATTATAATAGTCGTTTAGCTTTATGGGAACCATTGATAGAACCAAAGGAAGGAATACAAAATGGAAAACGTACTTCAACTTCTTGGGAATtgaaaacaaaa gtACAATTTAATGATTTAGAAGTGAGCTCTAGAGGAGCTAGTGCAATCAGTCCAAGTGTAGAAAGTGAACCAGAAGATTTACATCAAATTGCTAAAATGTCCATTGACATAACATCTTCT gAAAATCTAGAAATTACTGTGACCAAAACTTGTCTGGATGTATTAAAACAATTAGGTAATGCATTCTCTTCTGCTATCGAACCTGGTAGAAAAATGGCCACTCAAAAATTAGCACCATATGTATTGAGAAATGAAACTGGCTTGGCAATGACATTAAACTTAGAGCTTAGTCATTTTAAG atatttgACAGTGGTTCAAGGTCAACTAATAAAACAGATTTGTATACCGAAGTAATTCTCGAATCTGGAGCGTCCATAGAACTCGTACCAAAGTTTACCAAAGTAGAAACGCACCTTCTTGAACAATTAAAAGCTGATTCTATTAAAGACAGTGGAGACAATAAATTTGTTGTTTCG TTCAAAGAAATTTGTGATAAATTGACAATACCAGTTCTTCGAGCAGATAAAAGATTCTTCTCGTTGAAATATCGTAAAGATAATTCAGAGGAATGGGGTATTGTTTCtgatgttgttgttgatgaAGGAAGCACTATTGTTACACTTAGAAGTATCCTTcag gtACATAATCATTTCACCGAACCTATATCTGTATATTATATGACGAAACGAGGAAACGAAGTTGAATGTGTGGGCACAGTAGCTCCTGATGATCGATTGAATCTTCCATTGGATGCTGTATATACAccaacaaatatttattggtTGTTCTTTAGTGTTAATGG TTACATGGTTTCAATAGAACCATTTGTTTGGAAAGACCTTCAAAAAAATGTTTCCATGACAAAACTGCTAAAGTGTGAAGCAAGatcaaaacaagaaataatagaacCGTTTTATATACAG atGTTTTTCGTGATGATTGTGGTTGGTAGTATTCTCTATAATAACAACACAGTCAGTTTATTCTTAAATGCTATCGACTGGCAATACAAATTGTGTCATTTTATTGATCACGTGAAACGTTTCTGCTTGAATTGTTTTAATTCAGAGCACCCAAAATATGTGGAAACACCTATTCAG gTTGTAGGAGAAATAGAGCaagtttattttgaaaatactaGTCGCCACACAATGGCAAGCACTATTTATAATGTGCATTTATATCCATCTgtatatctaaaaaattttttgccTATTGACATTATTATTTGTCTTCCTggaattatcgaagaaaaacttttGGAAGCTAGTGCTACTTTACAGATTCCAACAATCGACTATACAAAGtcaaatattgttattaag CTACCAAATTATTTAGAGAAAAATTGGTCATGTAAAGGTGAAATAATAGCAAATCCACCGGAGTTTTCAGTCTGGTCTTTTGAATCCTTTGATAGTTCACAAAAAGTTATTATGGATTTAGGAATGCATACATCATATAAACATGGTTCCATTATAATGGCTCTCTATTGTCCTTTCTGGATGTTAAATAAAACTGGATTAATGTTATCTTATAGG AAGTCAAGTAAGGGTGGTAAAGAACACTCAAGCCCAGTTAAG AAACTCGTTTCTGCTATGAAACCTCATCATCCACGTGCACAGTATAGGAAGAGGAAAGCACGTTCG aGTGGagaagattatttaaatattttatatcaccCAGAACATTTTAAAGGaccaatattattttcattccgGTCAAAAGTCTTTTTTGGCAAAAAGAAAGCAATGGTGAGGGTAGAAGATGGAGAATGGTCTGAAAAGTTTTCAATTGATGTTGCAGGAAGTGAGGGAGTAGTTGCATGCAAATACAATGGAATGATATATCAG attgGTGTACATAATCAACTGACATATAATTCTTTGACAAAGCAAATTACATTTACACCTTATTATgttcttattaataatagtgatTTTATAATTGAGTGTCAAGAAGGTGATAGACCTGCTGATCCACTTATCATA gTTTCACCTGGAGAATGTTCTGCTTTTTGGCCTCGTTCAGAACAAGAAGTGAAAACTTTGAAAGCAAAGGCTGCAGGATATCGTGAAAAAACAGCAGCTTTTATTTATACTGATAGCCATACTACGTTGTTGAAGCTAGATAACAAg tacGGCGGTATTAATGTTGATATACAAATCAATGAAGGTgggatatatatttcaatgacaGGTTACAATCCTGGCAATGCTCCAGCTCTTATTATAAATCACACTCatcatttaatcaatttttggGAAAAAGGATCTATAAATGTAAA atCTATTGCATCATTTAACAAAATGTTTTACACCTGGGAAAATCCTGCTGGTCCAAGAAAATTAATGTGGGAAGATTATAAcaacaaagaaatagaagatgatctaagaaaa GATACTTTGGGTGCATTTAAAATACTTATTTCGAATACAGAAGaggaaatatattatgtatcattTCTTAATGGTACACAAAGAGTACTTCTATTTACTACAAATTTGAAGATAGCTGAAGATTGTCAACTGGTAGGCGATTTTGAGCCTACTGAACAAGAAATAACTCTCAATATTCATGGCATAGGATTTTCACTTGTAAATAATGTTACTAAGTCAGAGcttttatatatgtgcataGCTAG CTCTGGTATAATATGGGAAACATGTAAATCTGGTGGAAATAGATGGCGTCATCTCAATAcaagagaaattaatattattgaagAGGGAtaccaaaaatatatacgtgaaTTACAAATTGAGAAAGACCCGGCTCATAGAATATTACTTGAGCCTAAGTTGGAG GTTGATTACTTAAATATGGAAATGTTAAAACCGCATCGTCGTTACATGCGACGTTCATTCCAAACTGGTTTATGGCTACAATATAAAACATCAATACATCAAGTACAATTACatgcaaaaattaatagattacAGATAGATAATCAACTTTCAGATTGTGTTTTTCCAGTTATTCTAGCACCTGTTCCTCTACCCAAAAGTATCACACAAAGTACAG TACCAAAACCATTTGCCGAACTTAGTATGGTAAAACGTCTTTTGGAACATAGTACCGTGCAACAATTTCGTTATTTCAAAGTACTTGTTCAAGAATTTCACATTAAAGTGGatatagtatttataaatGCCATAATGGCCTTTTTGGAGACTAACGTAGCGAATGACGTGGAAGAA AGCGAACTATTTCGTTCAGACATGAAATTGGTACATGAACCACTTATGTATCATGTTAGTCTGATCACAACAGCTGagcaaaagaatttctttgacTTATTGCATTTTTCACCTCTTAAG ATACATATTAGTTTTTCCATGACTGGTACTGGAAGTGGATCTTCTGCACTACCTCAAgtattaaatgtattattacaaGGCCTTGGAGTTACTCTAACTGATATAAACGATATCGTATTCAA ATTAGCATATTTCGAAAGAGATTACACTTTCATGACAAATAAGCAATTAATTTCGGAAGCAACTACGCATTATGTAGGACAAGCTATTAAACAAGCTTATGTTCTTGTGTTAGGTCTTGATGTTATTGGTAATCCATATGGTCTTGTAGTTGGTACAATGAAAGGTAtcgaagatttattttatgagCCTTTCCAAGGTGCCATACAAGGTCCAGGAGAATTTGCTGAAGGATTATATCTTGGTGTAAGAAGTATGTTAGGTCATACTGTTGGTGGAATGGCAGGAGCTGTATCTAAAATTACAGGAGCTATGG GTAAAGGAATAGCTACTTTAACTTTTGACAAAGATTATCAAAGGAAAAGGCAAGAACAATTGAATAAACAGCCAGCAAATTTGCAAGAAGGACTTGCAAGAAGTGGGAAAGGTTTAATAATG GGAGTTGTAGATGGTGTAACTGGTGTTGTAATGAAACCCATATCCGGTGCTAAAGAAGAAGGCGTTGAAGGATTTTTCAAAGGTTTTGGAAAAGGAGTTGTTGGACTTGTAACTAGACCAACTGCCGGCGTTGTTGACTTTGCTAGTGGATCTTTCGGTGCTGTCAGAcg tGCGGCTGAATTAAACGAAGAAGTTAAAAGAGTTCGTCCACCGAGATTCCTACAGCCAGACAGTCTTGTTCGACCTTATATAAGAGATGAAGCAGATGGTAATAAAATTCTGATT gaacttgaaaaaggaaaatatgcAAACacagatatttatttctatcatatatatataaataaggaTGTCCTATTGCTTACCGATAAACGTATAGCGTATCTTGAACATAGTGATTTATTCGGTGGTTGGAAG gtCGATTGGACTCATACGTGGCAAGAAATTGAATTACCTAAAGTAGTAGATAAAGGGGtacagatttttattaaagattctTCAAGAAGGAAGAAACTGGGTAATTTATTTGGTAGTACAGAACAATCCAAAATAATCTTAATAACAGATTACAATATAAAGCAG ttactttatataaaaatacgggAACAGATGAATCAATATGGATTAACAGATGAATTTAAATAA